Proteins from a single region of Murdochiella vaginalis:
- a CDS encoding ATP-binding cassette domain-containing protein, with product METLRNIEEKNRTLFFAVCALDCVVVLLDLWAIYELGRFFDGLSFSHTMPFSLPAMLIVFPFARLLLCLAESRMRERYYTQCQIQLKERLLLVLSAMELPEQQAEETARFSAFLQEEIVRLRKGYWPIRLMRIGRILSAVITSVFLVVLSPYLVIAVLPTLLDELWQQFFGPRATGFRCSEEGKNAFAMNPFEKGQPGKRKAIRQGEPSTVLSPDDASSNKDVLSVMESYKLLGLNELFFAQAKKEEEKRSQEEESRCVRREQRRLLENHGFFLLQLFSLFAGLFVLAQGKLTAGGVLILALVLVKGDRRRERTRAMLHRAQENYPVMERVSTFLLRSPLNKENYPGGTRTISFRDLTVSLDPSFSTPLFDRFNRNIRQGSMVAVIGPPGSGKRTLMQTMIGALRPQSGLVTFDGHDVREYEQASFLRKVRYVPEKTVFFDGTVEENILLGRSLSDSEWKEWRTFFGFTEVELHQELSPKSPLSTKERMRIGLCRVVVDHPEILIFTDPFSDLDAQTTDALRTRIRRLPATKIILLHDDTEEDLTLYDQIIRLS from the coding sequence ATGGAAACGTTGCGAAATATAGAAGAAAAAAATCGTACTCTGTTTTTCGCGGTGTGCGCGCTGGATTGCGTCGTGGTTCTGTTGGATCTTTGGGCCATCTACGAGCTCGGCAGATTTTTTGATGGCCTCTCTTTCTCGCATACCATGCCCTTTTCCTTGCCAGCGATGCTTATTGTCTTTCCCTTTGCGCGTCTTCTGCTGTGTCTGGCAGAATCTCGTATGCGCGAGCGTTATTATACGCAGTGCCAGATTCAACTGAAAGAACGCTTGCTGTTGGTGCTCAGTGCTATGGAATTGCCGGAACAGCAGGCCGAGGAAACAGCGCGGTTTTCCGCTTTTTTGCAGGAGGAGATTGTTCGGCTGCGAAAAGGCTACTGGCCGATCCGCCTGATGCGCATCGGAAGAATACTTTCGGCGGTTATCACGTCGGTCTTTCTTGTAGTCCTTTCGCCGTATCTGGTGATTGCGGTTCTCCCGACGCTGCTGGACGAGCTTTGGCAGCAATTCTTTGGCCCGAGGGCTACCGGATTCCGATGCTCCGAGGAGGGGAAAAATGCTTTCGCGATGAACCCATTCGAAAAAGGACAACCCGGAAAGAGGAAGGCGATTCGACAGGGAGAGCCAAGCACGGTATTGTCCCCAGATGATGCTTCCTCGAACAAGGATGTTCTTTCCGTCATGGAAAGTTATAAACTTCTCGGCTTAAATGAGCTGTTTTTTGCACAGGCAAAGAAAGAAGAGGAAAAGCGTTCGCAGGAAGAGGAAAGCCGGTGCGTTCGTCGAGAGCAGAGACGCTTGCTGGAAAATCACGGTTTTTTCTTATTGCAGTTGTTTAGCCTTTTTGCTGGCCTTTTTGTGCTGGCACAGGGAAAGCTCACGGCAGGTGGCGTGCTGATCCTGGCCCTCGTTCTTGTCAAAGGCGACCGGAGGCGGGAACGCACGCGTGCCATGCTTCATCGTGCGCAAGAGAATTACCCGGTTATGGAACGTGTGAGTACCTTTCTTTTACGTTCTCCTCTGAACAAGGAGAATTATCCGGGCGGGACGCGGACGATTTCTTTTCGGGATTTGACGGTGTCCTTGGATCCTTCCTTTTCCACGCCGCTTTTTGATCGATTTAATCGCAACATTCGTCAGGGCAGTATGGTGGCGGTCATCGGCCCTCCCGGATCGGGAAAGCGCACCCTTATGCAGACCATGATCGGTGCCCTTCGTCCGCAATCGGGACTGGTGACTTTTGATGGTCATGATGTGCGAGAGTATGAACAGGCATCCTTTTTACGAAAAGTGCGCTACGTACCGGAGAAGACGGTTTTCTTTGACGGTACGGTGGAAGAAAATATTCTTCTTGGCCGTTCGCTCTCCGACTCCGAGTGGAAAGAATGGAGAACATTTTTCGGCTTCACCGAGGTGGAGCTTCATCAGGAGTTGTCCCCCAAGTCGCCGCTCTCAACAAAAGAGCGTATGCGCATTGGCCTTTGCCGCGTAGTGGTGGATCACCCGGAAATTCTCATTTTTACGGATCCCTTCAGCGATCTCGATGCACAGACCACGGATGCGCTTCGCACGCGAATTCGTCGTCTTCCGGCAACAAAAATAATCCTCCTCCATGACGATACGGAGGAGGATCTCACCCTTTACGATCAGATTATTCGCCTTTCATGA
- the pepT gene encoding peptidase T translates to MEPVVEKLKRYAALDTQSDADSESCPSTEGQWVLARMLKQEMEDMGLVDITLDENGYLFGTLPSTLPEEQAKTVPVLGFLSHMDTAPDFRGGAKNTRIVKADGNAIPLGNGRILTKEICPMLPSLAGEELLVTDGSTLLGADDKAGIAEILSAMEFLLAHPDIPHGKIRVGFTPDEEIGRGPHRFDVKAFGADVAYTMDGGVLGEFSAETFNAASAKIVIDGESIHPGSAKDIMINALLVAMELNAMLPAHMRPEHTEGRDGFFMLEALNGNLAHAEMEYIIRDHDKKKFEAKKELLRQIVAYLNERYGERIVLTMEDSYYNMREVIDQHPELVDIALASMEALGIPAKVEVTRGGTDGAQLSFMGLPTPNLFVGGMNFHGPYEFAVVGWMEKAVKLIVEIARRFAEEDDRP, encoded by the coding sequence ATGGAACCGGTCGTAGAAAAACTGAAGCGCTATGCGGCGTTGGATACCCAATCGGATGCGGATTCGGAAAGTTGTCCCAGCACGGAAGGACAATGGGTACTGGCGAGGATGCTGAAACAGGAAATGGAAGACATGGGGCTTGTGGATATCACGCTGGATGAAAACGGATATCTCTTCGGCACGCTGCCGTCTACCCTGCCGGAAGAACAGGCGAAAACGGTGCCGGTGCTCGGCTTTCTTTCCCACATGGATACGGCGCCGGATTTTCGCGGCGGTGCCAAGAATACGCGCATCGTGAAAGCGGACGGCAACGCCATCCCGCTGGGAAACGGCCGCATCCTGACAAAAGAAATCTGCCCGATGCTGCCTTCGCTTGCCGGAGAAGAATTGCTGGTAACGGATGGCTCTACCCTACTCGGTGCGGACGACAAGGCAGGTATCGCCGAAATTCTATCTGCGATGGAATTTCTTTTGGCGCATCCCGACATTCCGCATGGAAAAATTCGTGTGGGCTTTACTCCGGATGAGGAAATCGGGCGCGGGCCGCATCGCTTTGACGTCAAAGCGTTCGGCGCGGACGTCGCCTATACCATGGATGGCGGCGTGCTCGGTGAATTCAGTGCGGAAACCTTTAATGCGGCCTCCGCGAAAATCGTGATCGATGGCGAAAGCATCCATCCCGGATCGGCAAAGGACATCATGATCAATGCGTTGCTGGTGGCAATGGAATTAAATGCCATGCTCCCGGCACATATGCGTCCGGAACACACGGAAGGACGTGACGGGTTCTTCATGCTGGAGGCACTGAATGGCAATTTGGCCCATGCAGAGATGGAATATATTATTCGTGATCATGACAAAAAGAAATTTGAAGCGAAAAAAGAGCTGTTGCGTCAGATTGTTGCCTATCTCAACGAGCGATACGGTGAACGCATTGTGCTGACGATGGAGGATTCCTATTACAATATGCGCGAGGTAATTGACCAGCATCCGGAACTGGTCGACATTGCCCTTGCCTCGATGGAAGCCTTAGGCATCCCGGCAAAAGTGGAGGTGACCCGCGGCGGAACCGACGGCGCGCAGTTATCGTTCATGGGTTTACCGACACCCAACCTCTTTGTCGGCGGCATGAATTTCCATGGGCCCTATGAGTTCGCCGTCGTGGGATGGATGGAAAAAGCGGTCAAACTGATCGTGGAAATCGCACGCCGTTTTGCCGAGGAAGACGATCGTCCATAA
- a CDS encoding GNAT family N-acetyltransferase, whose protein sequence is MEIRKKENDHRFVLYDGEKEIGHLSYDVEENGDWIAEHTVVDEAYGGRGLAKKLVNALIEEAKRQEIHVRPVCSYVKKIFAADPERVKTVWKKNV, encoded by the coding sequence ATGGAAATACGGAAAAAAGAAAATGACCATCGTTTCGTTCTTTACGATGGAGAAAAGGAAATCGGCCATCTGTCTTATGATGTCGAAGAGAATGGCGATTGGATTGCGGAGCATACCGTTGTGGATGAAGCCTATGGGGGCCGTGGATTGGCGAAAAAACTGGTGAATGCACTCATCGAGGAAGCAAAGCGGCAGGAAATCCACGTGCGTCCCGTTTGTTCCTATGTGAAAAAGATCTTTGCAGCAGACCCGGAACGTGTAAAAACAGTTTGGAAAAAAAACGTGTAA
- a CDS encoding GntR family transcriptional regulator — MNIQIKNASNEPIYLQIKKQLKDAIISGELEEDAQLPSIRFLAKELRVSVITTKRAYDELEREGFLHSVQGKGSFVAAQNRALMKENLLRKMEACFAEALHYADLADVSREEVHELLRLVEEDHDGSDLSSGRGKEI, encoded by the coding sequence GTGAATATTCAGATTAAAAATGCAAGCAATGAACCGATTTACTTGCAGATTAAAAAGCAACTTAAAGACGCCATCATCAGCGGAGAGCTGGAGGAAGATGCGCAGCTTCCTTCCATTCGCTTTTTGGCGAAGGAGCTTCGCGTAAGCGTCATTACGACCAAGCGGGCCTATGATGAGCTGGAGCGGGAAGGGTTTCTGCATTCCGTTCAGGGTAAGGGCAGCTTTGTCGCGGCGCAGAATCGGGCGTTGATGAAGGAAAACCTGTTACGAAAAATGGAAGCTTGTTTTGCGGAAGCATTGCACTATGCAGATCTTGCGGATGTTTCCCGAGAGGAAGTCCATGAATTGTTGCGATTAGTGGAGGAAGACCATGACGGAAGCGATTTGTCTTCAGGACGTGGAAAAGAAATTTGA
- a CDS encoding ABC transporter ATP-binding protein, with translation MTEAICLQDVEKKFEGFHFGPITFSVPKGCIVGYIGENGAGKSTTIKLLLGMIRADAGKIRLLGRETAQMLKEEKQQIGCVFDDLYLPGEMTLKNAEVFHRGLYGEAWQKDTFYALVKRFHLPENRTIRQYSRGMRMQLGMALALSHGAKLLLLDEATSGLDPVIRDDVLDLLLDFMQQEDHTVLISSHILSDIEKVADYIAFIHEGRLLFMEAKDELEQRYGVATVSLEQLAGLDPAAIVGKRIHAFGADVLVERARVPKDLDVQKASIEDIMVYWIKGARS, from the coding sequence ATGACGGAAGCGATTTGTCTTCAGGACGTGGAAAAGAAATTTGAAGGATTTCATTTTGGACCGATCACGTTTTCGGTTCCGAAGGGATGTATCGTCGGTTATATCGGCGAAAACGGGGCGGGAAAGAGCACGACGATCAAGCTGTTGCTGGGAATGATTCGAGCGGATGCCGGGAAAATCCGTCTTTTGGGCCGGGAAACGGCGCAAATGCTGAAAGAAGAAAAACAGCAGATTGGCTGTGTATTTGATGATCTCTACCTTCCCGGGGAAATGACATTAAAAAATGCCGAAGTATTTCATCGCGGTCTCTATGGAGAAGCGTGGCAGAAAGATACCTTTTATGCATTGGTGAAGCGCTTTCATTTGCCGGAAAATCGTACCATTCGGCAATACTCGCGCGGTATGCGGATGCAGCTCGGCATGGCACTTGCTCTTTCTCACGGAGCAAAACTGCTTCTCCTGGACGAAGCGACAAGCGGCTTGGATCCGGTGATTCGGGATGATGTTCTGGATCTCTTGTTGGATTTCATGCAACAGGAAGACCATACCGTGCTCATCTCCTCACACATTCTTTCCGACATTGAAAAAGTGGCAGATTATATTGCGTTCATTCACGAGGGAAGATTATTGTTTATGGAAGCAAAGGATGAACTGGAACAGCGTTACGGTGTGGCGACCGTCAGTTTGGAACAATTGGCGGGGCTGGACCCGGCTGCCATTGTCGGAAAGCGCATCCATGCCTTCGGTGCGGATGTGTTGGTTGAGCGTGCGAGGGTGCCAAAGGATCTCGATGTGCAAAAGGCAAGCATTGAGGATATTATGGTGTACTGGATTAAGGGGGCGCGGTCATGA